A segment of the Streptomyces sp. ITFR-21 genome:
CCGGGAAGGTGTCCGTCTTCAACCGGACCCGGCAGCTCGCCCACCCCGACTACCAGCTGCTGGACGCCGACGAGGGCGAGGACGCGGTCGACGCCTTCGCCAACCGGCTGATCCCGCTGTACCCGGCGTGCAAGCAGATCACCTCCTGGCAGATCGCCCGGACCGTGGACACCGCGCTGAACTCACTGGGCGCCACCGGGTGGGCCGGGGTCGGGGAGCCGCTGCCCGCACCGCTGCGCGAGAGCCGGGGGCTGGGCACCCTCCCCGAGGCGCTGGAGAAGATCCACCGGCCGGGCACGAAGGCCGACATCGACGCCGCCAGGACCCGGCTGAAGTGGGACGAGGCGTTCGTCCTCCAGGTCGCGCTGGCCCGCCGGCGCGCCGACGAGTCCGCGCTGCCCGCGGTGCCCCGGCTGCCGCGCGCCGACGGACTGCTCGCCGCCTTCGACGCGCGGCTGCCGTTCACCCTCACCGGCGGTCAGCGGACGGTCAGCGCGGAGATCTTCGCCGACCTGGCCACCGAGCACCCGATGCACCGGCTGCTGCAGGGGGAGGTCGGCTCCGGCAAGACGCTGGTCGCGCTGCGGGCGATGCTCGGCGTGGTCGACGCGGGCGGGCAGGCCGCGCTGCTCGCCCCCACCGAGGTGCTGGCGCAGCAGCACCACCGGTCGGTCACCGAGATGATGGGCGACCTCGCGCAGGCCGGCATGCTCGGCGGCGCCGACCTCGGCACGAAGGTCGTGCTGCTGACCGGCTCGACCGGCACCGCCGCCCGCCGCCGGGCACTGCTGGACCTGGTGACCGGCGAGGCCGGGATCGTCATCGGCACCCACGCGCTGATCGAGGACACGGTGCGCTTCCACGACCTGGGCCTGGTGGTCGTCGACGAGCAGCACCGCTTCGGGGTGGAGCAGCGGGACGCGCTGCGCGCCAAGGGCGGTCAGCCGCCGCACCTGCTGGTGATGACCGCCACCCCGATCCCGCGGACGGTCGCCATGACCGTCTTCGGGGACCTGGAGACCTCCGTCCTGGACCAGCTGCCCGCCGGCCGCTCGCCGATCGCCACCCACGTCGTACCGGCCGCGGACAAGCCGCACTTCCTGGCCCGCGCCTGGGAGCGGGTCCGGGAGGAGGTCGGGGCCGGACACCAGGCGTACGTGGTCTGCCCGCGGATCGGCGACGACGAGGACACCGGGAGGAAGCAGCCGGACGACGGCGAGCGCAGGCCGCCGCTGGCCGTGCTGGAGACCGCCGGGCAGCTCGCCGCCGGCCCGCTGGCCGGGCTCCGGGTCGAGGTGCTGCACGGCAGGATGGCCGCCGACGCCAAGGACGAGGTGATGCGCCGCTTCACCGCCGGCGAGGCCGACGTCCTGGTGGCCACCACCGTCATCGAGGTCGGCGTGAACGTACCCAACGCCACCGCGATGGTGATCATGGACGCGGACCGGTTCGGCGTCTCCCAACTGCACCAGCTGCGCGGCCGGGTCGGCCGCGGCTCCGCGCCCGGCCTGTGCCTGCTGGTCTCCGAGGCGCCCGAGGCCGGCCCCGCCCGGGCCCGGCTGGACGCCGTGGCCGCCACCCTGGACGGCTTCGCGCTGTCCCGGATCGACCTCGAACAGCGCCGTGAGGGCGATGTGCTGGGCCAGGCCCAGTCCGGCAGCCGCTCCTCGCTGCGGGTACTGACCGTCATGGACGACGAGGACGTCATCGCCGCCGCCCGGGACGAGGCCACCGCCGTGGTCGGCGCCGACCCGGAACTGACCGCGCACCCCGACCTGCGCAGCGCCCTGGACAGCCTGCTGGACGCCGACCGCGAGGAGTACCTCGACAAGGGGTGAGGCCGGGGGCAGGCCGGGGGCAGGCCATGGGCAGGCCATGGGCAGGCCATGGGCGGCGCCGGGGGTAGTGTCGTGCGGGTGAGCCGCTCATGACCCGCGTGATCGCCGGCGCCGCCGGCGGGCGTCGCCTGGCCGTGCCGCCGGGCACCGGGACCCGCCCCACCTCCGACCGCGCCAAGGAGGGGCTGTTCTCCGCCTGGACCTCGCTGCGCGGCACCCTGCGGGGCGCCCGGGTGCTCGACCTGTACGCCGGTTCCGGCGCGGTCGGCCTGGAGGCGCTGTCCCGCGGCGCCGAGCACGTCCTGCTGGTGGAGGCCGACCCGCGCGCCGCCCGGGTGGTACGGGAGAACGTGGCGGCGCTGCGGCTGCCCGGCGCCGAGGTGCGCACCGCGCGGGCCGAGAAGGCGGTGACCGCGGCGCCGCCCGGACCCCCGTACGACGTGCTGTTCCTGGACCCGCCCTACGACGTTCCCGGCGAGGAGCTGCGGGAGATCCTGCTCACACTCCTGGCGAATGACTGGCTGGCCGGGGAAGCGCTGGTCACCGTGGAGCGCAGGACCCGGAGCGGCGAGTTCCACTGGCCGGCCGGGTTCGAGGGCCTGCGCTCCCGGCGCTACGGCGAGGCGACTCTTTGGTACGGTCGCGCCGCCGAAGCTGCCGCCGGGTCATGAGCCCGCCCGAGTCGATTCCTAGCGAGGAGCCACTCTTGCGCCGCGCCGTCTGTCCG
Coding sequences within it:
- the recG gene encoding ATP-dependent DNA helicase RecG, translating into MTGNPMDEDLRKLVGDRTAKVLDEHLGLKTVGDLLHHYPRRYAERGELTRLADLPVDEYVTVVAEIAKADKRTYGGGKGVRLEVVVTDGSGSLTLVFFSRAAHAHAHRLIPGRRGMFSGKVSVFNRTRQLAHPDYQLLDADEGEDAVDAFANRLIPLYPACKQITSWQIARTVDTALNSLGATGWAGVGEPLPAPLRESRGLGTLPEALEKIHRPGTKADIDAARTRLKWDEAFVLQVALARRRADESALPAVPRLPRADGLLAAFDARLPFTLTGGQRTVSAEIFADLATEHPMHRLLQGEVGSGKTLVALRAMLGVVDAGGQAALLAPTEVLAQQHHRSVTEMMGDLAQAGMLGGADLGTKVVLLTGSTGTAARRRALLDLVTGEAGIVIGTHALIEDTVRFHDLGLVVVDEQHRFGVEQRDALRAKGGQPPHLLVMTATPIPRTVAMTVFGDLETSVLDQLPAGRSPIATHVVPAADKPHFLARAWERVREEVGAGHQAYVVCPRIGDDEDTGRKQPDDGERRPPLAVLETAGQLAAGPLAGLRVEVLHGRMAADAKDEVMRRFTAGEADVLVATTVIEVGVNVPNATAMVIMDADRFGVSQLHQLRGRVGRGSAPGLCLLVSEAPEAGPARARLDAVAATLDGFALSRIDLEQRREGDVLGQAQSGSRSSLRVLTVMDDEDVIAAARDEATAVVGADPELTAHPDLRSALDSLLDADREEYLDKG
- the rsmD gene encoding 16S rRNA (guanine(966)-N(2))-methyltransferase RsmD; the encoded protein is MTRVIAGAAGGRRLAVPPGTGTRPTSDRAKEGLFSAWTSLRGTLRGARVLDLYAGSGAVGLEALSRGAEHVLLVEADPRAARVVRENVAALRLPGAEVRTARAEKAVTAAPPGPPYDVLFLDPPYDVPGEELREILLTLLANDWLAGEALVTVERRTRSGEFHWPAGFEGLRSRRYGEATLWYGRAAEAAAGS